One part of the Moraxella sp. FZFQ2102 genome encodes these proteins:
- a CDS encoding ABC transporter ATP-binding protein, with the protein MHLTSSTKPGLISIKNLSICLNGENHNKTIIDKLSLSISSGEIFGISGRSGMGKTSLMLSLLGLLPKSFAVQAEQVSIDGQVIDIAKQGDDWVFAAVRGKRIGYIFQEPKAVFSPTHTVAQSFERIFRSQSKGAVPKSAWRDEMIRLLKLVQLPNPSGFLRRYPHELSGGEARRISVAQVLALQPQIIIADEPTGALDAELKDEILKLLVSIVRTQDMALVLISHDLPSLVVHCDRLMVMDQSQCFIGAINQVRAHSLGRQLLAADFGKPIIYHTTDKNILTVQNLRLSYQKFWTRSTYSINIPDFHINHGEIIGLMGGSGHGKSSLARAITRLDPRLTIAGQIIINGDDISKFRGTKLRSLRKQTQLVMQEVRSSFNPYLTILDSLLEAVDGGRSTAVMPMISELLELCGLSPNVLSKLPHEISGGECQRLCIVRALLARPGLLILDEPTTMLDRIATTQFLALLRKINQEKATAILLISHDREVIDAVCHRVVLL; encoded by the coding sequence ATGCATTTGACATCAAGCACTAAGCCTGGTTTGATAAGTATTAAAAATTTATCAATTTGCCTTAATGGTGAAAATCATAATAAAACTATTATTGATAAGCTAAGCTTATCAATATCAAGCGGTGAAATCTTCGGCATCTCAGGGCGTTCGGGTATGGGTAAGACAAGCCTGATGCTCTCCTTGTTAGGACTATTGCCCAAGTCATTTGCTGTACAAGCTGAGCAAGTCAGCATTGATGGACAAGTGATTGACATAGCCAAGCAGGGCGATGATTGGGTGTTTGCTGCGGTGCGTGGTAAACGGATTGGCTATATTTTTCAAGAGCCAAAAGCGGTATTTAGCCCGACGCACACAGTGGCGCAAAGCTTTGAGCGGATTTTTCGCAGTCAATCTAAAGGAGCGGTGCCAAAATCTGCTTGGCGTGATGAGATGATAAGACTGCTAAAGCTTGTGCAGCTGCCCAATCCCAGTGGGTTTCTGCGCCGTTATCCGCATGAGCTGTCAGGTGGTGAAGCGCGTCGCATTAGTGTTGCACAGGTGCTTGCCCTACAGCCACAAATCATCATCGCCGATGAACCGACAGGTGCGTTGGATGCTGAGTTAAAAGATGAAATTTTAAAACTACTGGTATCTATCGTGCGCACGCAGGACATGGCTTTGGTACTAATCAGTCATGATTTGCCAAGTCTTGTGGTGCATTGTGATCGCTTGATGGTGATGGATCAATCGCAGTGTTTTATTGGTGCTATCAATCAAGTGCGTGCGCATTCATTGGGTAGGCAGTTATTGGCAGCGGATTTTGGTAAACCTATCATTTATCATACCACTGATAAAAATATCTTAACCGTTCAAAATCTAAGATTATCTTATCAAAAATTTTGGACGCGCAGCACTTATAGTATCAATATTCCAGATTTTCACATCAATCATGGCGAAATCATCGGATTGATGGGAGGCTCTGGTCATGGTAAATCAAGCCTTGCGCGCGCGATCACGCGCCTAGATCCACGATTAACTATAGCAGGTCAAATCATCATCAATGGCGATGACATCAGTAAATTTCGCGGCACAAAGCTTAGAAGTTTACGAAAACAAACACAGCTTGTCATGCAAGAAGTCCGTTCAAGTTTTAATCCATATTTAACAATCTTAGACAGTCTGCTTGAAGCGGTGGATGGTGGACGAAGTACCGCTGTGATGCCGATGATATCTGAATTGCTTGAGTTGTGTGGTTTATCGCCAAATGTGCTATCAAAACTACCGCACGAGATTTCTGGTGGTGAATGCCAACGCCTGTGCATTGTCCGTGCTTTACTGGCAAGACCCGGTCTCTTAATTCTTGATGAGCCGACGACCATGCTCGATCGCATTGCTACGACGCAATTTTTGGCATTACTGCGTAAAATCAACCAAGAAAAAGCCACAGCAATCTTACTGATCAGTCATGATCGAGAAGTGATTGATGCTGTGTGCCATCGGGTGGTTTTGTTGTAG
- the gyrA gene encoding DNA gyrase subunit A — MSDSVSPIGIVDELKRSYLDYAMSVIVSRALPDVRDGLKPVHRRILYAMHELGNDYNKKYLKSARVVGDVIGKYHPHGDIAVYDAIVRMAQDFSLRYMLVNGQGNFGSMDGDPPAAMRYTEMKMQKLTHRMLADLDKDTVDWEDNYDGSMKMPSVLPARIPNLLVNGAAGIAVGMATNMAPHNLTEVLNACLAYADNPNISTDELITHISGPDFPTGGIIYGRSGIIDAYRTGKGRLHIRGRYHIEPMSDSGANKDRERIVFTEIPYQVNKANLIKHIADLVNAKKIEGISEIRDESDKEGVRVVIDLRRGENSEVMVNNLFTQTPLESSFSINMVALDNGQPKLMTLRDLVAAFIRHRQEVVTRRTIFELNKALARGHLLEGLTIALANIDEVIETIKQSSNRAEARERLLERTWQSGGVVAMLEAAGASSIRPEYIEGEDLNAPYGLIDNNTRYRLSPEQVNAILDMQLHRLTGLEQDKLTGEYQEILAEIARLELILNDFDVLMGVVRSELIEIRDEFGDERRTDIVDARHDFNREDLIPEQTVVLTVSHTGYAKTQPISDYQAQKRGGKGRSATAMKEDDVIEHMLVTSTHAHIMCFTNTGRVFGLRGFEIPIASRGSKGRPLVNLINLESDESVTAILPVTDLKDENSFVFFATASGTVKRVALSQFANLRANGLRAIDLAEGDTLIGVAITDGNQEIMLFSNEGKAIRFKEDSIRAMSRVAKGVRGMRVNLLALSDDEEIVEDDSDDTDGFAVSRVVSLVVAPTTGEILCACENGFGKRTPIDDYPTKGRGGKGVIAIKTSERNGQLVKAIAVTGDEDVILISDKGTLVRTPVAQIATAGRNAQGVKLIRIADEEALVGMACVEHEEADDIDDIEVTIVTVDDENV, encoded by the coding sequence ATGAGTGATTCAGTCAGTCCGATTGGTATTGTCGATGAGTTAAAGCGGTCATATTTAGACTACGCCATGAGCGTCATTGTCTCTCGTGCATTGCCAGATGTGCGTGACGGACTCAAGCCTGTGCACCGCCGTATCTTGTACGCCATGCACGAATTGGGCAACGATTATAACAAAAAATACCTAAAATCAGCCCGTGTGGTCGGTGATGTCATCGGTAAATACCATCCGCACGGCGACATAGCAGTGTATGATGCCATCGTGCGTATGGCGCAGGATTTTAGCCTGCGTTATATGTTGGTCAATGGTCAGGGTAACTTCGGCTCGATGGATGGAGATCCACCAGCGGCGATGCGTTATACCGAGATGAAGATGCAGAAGCTGACGCATCGTATGCTTGCTGATCTGGACAAAGATACCGTCGATTGGGAAGATAACTACGACGGCTCTATGAAGATGCCAAGCGTTCTGCCTGCTCGTATCCCAAATCTACTGGTCAACGGTGCAGCAGGTATCGCCGTGGGTATGGCGACCAATATGGCACCGCACAATCTCACCGAAGTGCTAAACGCCTGCCTTGCTTATGCTGACAATCCAAATATCTCGACAGATGAGCTGATTACCCATATTTCAGGCCCAGATTTCCCGACGGGTGGTATCATCTATGGTCGTAGCGGCATCATTGATGCGTATCGCACGGGCAAGGGTCGTCTGCACATCCGTGGTCGCTATCACATTGAGCCGATGAGCGATAGCGGTGCAAACAAAGACCGTGAACGCATTGTCTTTACTGAGATTCCTTATCAGGTCAATAAGGCAAATCTGATTAAGCACATCGCTGACTTGGTCAATGCCAAAAAAATCGAAGGCATTAGCGAGATTCGTGACGAATCGGACAAAGAAGGTGTGCGAGTCGTGATTGATTTACGTCGTGGCGAAAATTCGGAAGTCATGGTCAACAATCTATTCACCCAGACACCGCTAGAGTCAAGCTTTAGCATCAATATGGTGGCACTGGATAATGGTCAGCCTAAGCTGATGACTTTGCGTGATTTGGTGGCGGCATTCATCCGTCATCGCCAAGAAGTCGTGACACGTCGCACCATTTTTGAATTGAACAAAGCCTTGGCTCGTGGGCATTTGCTCGAAGGTCTGACCATTGCGCTTGCCAATATTGATGAAGTCATTGAGACCATCAAGCAGTCATCAAATAGAGCTGAAGCGCGCGAAAGATTACTTGAGCGTACTTGGCAGTCAGGTGGCGTGGTGGCGATGCTTGAGGCAGCTGGTGCCAGCTCGATTCGCCCTGAGTATATCGAGGGTGAGGATCTGAATGCGCCTTATGGCTTGATTGACAATAACACACGCTATCGTCTATCGCCTGAGCAGGTCAATGCCATCTTGGATATGCAGCTACATCGCTTGACAGGTCTAGAGCAGGATAAGCTGACGGGTGAATATCAAGAAATCTTGGCCGAGATTGCTCGTCTTGAGCTGATTTTGAATGACTTTGATGTACTGATGGGTGTCGTGCGTAGTGAGCTGATTGAGATTCGTGATGAATTTGGTGACGAGCGTCGCACAGATATCGTCGATGCGCGACATGACTTCAACCGTGAAGATCTGATTCCAGAACAAACCGTTGTCTTGACCGTATCGCACACAGGCTATGCCAAGACGCAGCCAATCAGTGATTATCAAGCCCAAAAGCGTGGCGGTAAAGGCCGTTCAGCCACCGCTATGAAAGAAGATGATGTGATTGAGCATATGCTTGTCACCAGTACGCACGCGCATATCATGTGCTTTACCAATACTGGTCGCGTGTTTGGCTTGCGTGGCTTTGAGATTCCGATCGCCAGCCGCGGTTCAAAAGGTCGCCCACTCGTCAACCTGATCAATCTAGAATCGGATGAATCAGTGACTGCCATCTTGCCTGTCACAGATCTTAAGGACGAAAACAGCTTTGTATTCTTTGCCACCGCATCAGGTACGGTTAAGCGTGTCGCCTTGTCACAATTTGCCAATTTGCGTGCTAATGGTCTAAGAGCGATTGATTTGGCAGAAGGTGATACGCTGATTGGCGTCGCAATCACCGATGGCAACCAAGAAATCATGCTATTTAGCAATGAAGGTAAGGCAATTCGCTTTAAAGAAGACAGCATCCGTGCGATGAGCCGTGTCGCCAAGGGTGTGCGTGGTATGCGTGTCAATCTATTGGCACTGAGTGATGATGAGGAGATTGTCGAAGACGACAGTGATGATACCGATGGCTTTGCTGTTAGCCGTGTGGTGTCGCTTGTTGTTGCACCGACCACTGGTGAGATCCTGTGTGCGTGCGAAAATGGCTTTGGCAAACGCACCCCGATTGACGATTACCCAACCAAAGGCCGTGGCGGTAAGGGCGTTATCGCCATTAAGACTTCTGAGCGTAATGGTCAGTTGGTCAAGGCAATTGCCGTGACTGGTGATGAGGATGTGATTTTAATCTCGGACAAAGGCACATTGGTGCGTACTCCAGTTGCCCAAATCGCTACCGCAGGGCGTAATGCGCAAGGTGTTAAGCTGATTCGCATCGCCGATGAAGAGGCCTTGGTTGGTATGGCGTGCGTTGAGCATGAAGAAGCGGATGATATTGATGATATCGAAGTTACCATAGTGACTGTCGATGATGAGAATGTATAA
- a CDS encoding ABC transporter permease, which produces MAQHFSLDQSQYRTRWARFRKQKLAVISLFMFIIIFVLSLGAPLIANDKPLLVSYQNSLYSPIIHNYPETTFGGVFETSADYQDPAVQAMINKHGYIISAPLPYGEYSLVLDADTPHPSAPSMSHPLGTDDVGRDVLARILYALRVSLLFGIGLSVIGSMIGVFVGAVMGYFGGVADLLGQRLLEIWIGLPQLFVLIILASIFVPSTQVLFLLLLSFGWLTLVPMTRVHFMKMRREGYVTAAQNLGIHPVRIMLRHILPSTILLVLSQLPFVMVMNISALTTLDFLGLGLPVGTASLGELLAQGKNHLDAPHLVLSGFVVLAVVLSLLIFIGEGLRNAFDIKH; this is translated from the coding sequence ATGGCGCAGCATTTTTCACTCGATCAATCGCAATATCGCACACGCTGGGCAAGATTTCGCAAGCAGAAGCTAGCTGTGATTTCATTGTTTATGTTTATAATCATTTTTGTATTATCATTAGGTGCACCACTGATCGCTAACGATAAACCACTATTGGTATCTTATCAAAATTCGCTGTATTCGCCGATCATTCATAATTATCCTGAGACTACTTTTGGCGGGGTATTTGAGACCAGTGCCGATTACCAAGATCCAGCGGTGCAGGCGATGATTAATAAGCATGGCTATATAATATCTGCGCCACTACCTTATGGTGAATATAGCCTTGTATTAGATGCGGATACGCCACATCCGAGCGCGCCAAGTATGAGCCATCCGCTTGGTACAGATGATGTGGGGCGTGATGTGCTTGCGCGTATTTTGTACGCACTGCGTGTATCTTTGCTATTTGGTATTGGTTTGAGTGTGATCGGTTCGATGATTGGTGTGTTTGTCGGTGCAGTGATGGGTTATTTTGGCGGCGTGGCTGATTTATTAGGTCAAAGGCTGCTTGAGATTTGGATTGGTCTGCCTCAGCTTTTTGTGTTGATAATTCTTGCCAGTATTTTTGTGCCATCGACGCAGGTGCTGTTTTTGCTATTATTGAGTTTTGGGTGGCTGACGCTTGTGCCGATGACGCGGGTGCATTTTATGAAAATGCGCCGTGAAGGCTATGTGACAGCTGCGCAAAACCTTGGCATTCATCCTGTGCGTATCATGCTGCGCCATATTTTGCCAAGTACGATTTTACTTGTGCTGTCGCAGCTGCCCTTTGTGATGGTGATGAATATTTCTGCTTTGACGACGCTTGATTTTCTTGGTTTGGGCTTGCCTGTGGGCACAGCAAGTTTGGGTGAATTATTGGCACAAGGCAAGAACCATCTGGATGCGCCGCATTTGGTGTTATCAGGCTTTGTGGTGCTTGCTGTGGTGCTGTCGTTGTTGATTTTTATTGGGGAAGGGCTGCGCAATGCATTTGACATCAAGCACTAA
- a CDS encoding Lrp/AsnC family transcriptional regulator, whose amino-acid sequence MAATQDIVTLDGIDRKILRVLTNNARASISEISEIINLSATPTIRRIKRLEELGIITGYHAHTDPATLGYTLSVYVAVSMDKHTAERFGEFESQIRTFDEVVSCSVVTGRSEDYLLKVLVKDMRHYEEFLLHRLSKIDGVSQLHTSFELREVFSRSAV is encoded by the coding sequence ATGGCAGCCACCCAAGACATCGTGACACTTGATGGCATCGATCGTAAGATTTTACGGGTTTTAACAAACAATGCACGAGCATCCATCAGCGAGATCAGCGAAATCATCAACCTATCCGCCACGCCCACCATCCGCCGTATCAAACGGCTTGAAGAGCTTGGCATCATCACAGGCTATCATGCACACACCGACCCTGCTACACTGGGCTATACGCTGTCGGTCTATGTGGCGGTGAGTATGGATAAGCATACCGCTGAGCGTTTTGGCGAATTTGAAAGCCAAATTCGCACCTTTGATGAAGTGGTCAGCTGTAGCGTCGTCACGGGTCGCAGCGAAGATTACCTGCTCAAGGTCTTGGTCAAAGATATGCGTCATTATGAAGAGTTTCTACTGCATCGCCTAAGTAAAATCGATGGTGTCAGCCAATTACACACAAGCTTTGAATTACGCGAAGTGTTTAGCCGTTCGGCGGTGTAG
- the dnaG gene encoding DNA primase, with product MRISESIIEQLNSQADLVGMIRKHTTLKPAGREFKGCCPFHGEKTPSFYVNPETNLYYCFGCHAKGNPITFLKEYERLSFMEAVKYLSEQTGIELPKDDNHAKKTRYTKKKTDSSPHPYAPNGENPVPIAPPAPPQPIAGNMPIQDNAWQNPPQPAPAYLPQNAQEPQGDLYQLLENICQYYQFMLNNTPKAKQYFLDRGISEESITTFRLGYAPEGWQHLESVFSEDIEGLKILGLVRQSQKGRDFDLLRNRVIFPIKDKQGRVVGFAGRSLGDETPKYINSSESPIFQKQHILYGMYEARQQKASEYLMVEGYMDVIALYQAGIFGAVAPMGTAANETQIATLLRYHDSLTLCFDGDGAGQKAAWRTMEVAAPVLTDGKTLKFLLLPDQHDPDSFLRKHGAAAMQDELKKSLSLSEYIFQALSARFDLDKPEQKAAAMAQLRSFCELFPKGSSLRWWLNSDIYQKIKAVGRSTTSRFNKVDRANYTINSQDPTLQLSLCLLSQPQILADDPLDRLIHAAQLHKVHEQFAGHLARQDLTSPPLPTWASLNAPLLSQIIEIAKSMIQSKLQFDTEQAAHFIIAALPIELQDLLKKHWVEFAKATKRHNMQNLSPLFNEILGNVIIKHLEQQMGSCQNLVLSEIHKRRLQQLKHWNAQTNRSALAEIFDKSL from the coding sequence ATGCGCATTTCTGAATCCATCATCGAACAGCTGAACAGCCAAGCCGATCTGGTCGGCATGATTCGAAAGCACACGACGCTTAAGCCTGCTGGTCGTGAGTTCAAGGGCTGCTGTCCGTTTCATGGAGAGAAGACGCCGTCATTTTATGTCAATCCAGAAACCAATCTGTACTACTGTTTTGGCTGTCATGCCAAGGGTAATCCGATCACTTTTTTAAAGGAATATGAACGCTTAAGCTTCATGGAAGCGGTCAAATATCTGTCTGAACAGACAGGCATCGAGCTGCCCAAAGACGACAATCACGCCAAAAAAACGCGCTATACCAAGAAAAAAACCGATTCATCGCCCCATCCATATGCACCAAATGGGGAAAATCCTGTGCCGATTGCACCACCTGCACCGCCACAGCCCATCGCTGGCAATATGCCGATTCAGGATAATGCTTGGCAAAATCCGCCACAGCCTGCACCTGCATATTTACCCCAAAACGCCCAAGAACCACAAGGCGATTTGTACCAATTACTTGAAAATATTTGCCAGTATTATCAATTTATGCTTAATAATACCCCAAAGGCAAAACAGTATTTTCTGGATCGCGGCATTAGCGAAGAGAGCATCACAACTTTTCGCTTGGGCTATGCGCCTGAAGGCTGGCAGCATTTAGAATCGGTATTTTCTGAAGACATCGAAGGCTTAAAGATCTTAGGTCTGGTGCGTCAATCACAAAAAGGTCGCGATTTTGATTTATTGCGCAATCGCGTGATTTTTCCGATTAAAGATAAGCAAGGTCGCGTGGTTGGGTTCGCCGGGCGTAGTCTTGGTGATGAGACGCCTAAATACATCAACTCAAGCGAATCGCCAATTTTCCAAAAGCAGCACATTCTATATGGTATGTATGAAGCGCGCCAACAAAAAGCGAGCGAATATCTGATGGTCGAAGGCTATATGGATGTGATCGCGCTGTATCAAGCAGGGATTTTTGGTGCGGTCGCACCAATGGGTACGGCAGCGAACGAGACACAAATCGCCACTTTGCTGCGCTATCATGACAGTCTAACTTTGTGCTTTGATGGTGATGGTGCAGGTCAAAAGGCAGCATGGCGCACGATGGAAGTGGCTGCACCTGTACTCACCGATGGCAAGACGCTGAAATTCTTATTATTGCCTGATCAGCACGACCCCGACAGCTTTTTGCGTAAGCATGGCGCGGCTGCCATGCAAGATGAACTGAAAAAATCCTTAAGCTTATCTGAGTATATTTTTCAAGCATTAAGCGCGCGATTTGACCTTGATAAACCTGAACAAAAAGCCGCTGCAATGGCGCAATTGCGTAGTTTTTGTGAATTATTCCCCAAAGGCTCAAGCCTAAGATGGTGGCTTAATAGCGATATTTACCAAAAAATCAAAGCTGTCGGACGCAGCACCACATCACGGTTTAACAAGGTTGATCGCGCTAATTACACCATCAATAGCCAAGACCCTACCTTGCAGCTAAGCCTATGCTTATTATCGCAGCCACAAATCTTGGCGGATGACCCACTGGATCGACTGATCCATGCTGCACAGCTGCATAAGGTGCACGAGCAGTTTGCCGGTCATCTTGCGCGGCAGGATTTGACATCGCCACCGTTACCGACTTGGGCATCGCTAAACGCCCCCTTGCTCAGTCAGATTATTGAGATTGCTAAATCAATGATTCAGAGCAAATTACAATTCGACACCGAGCAGGCAGCACATTTTATCATCGCTGCCCTACCGATAGAATTACAAGATTTGCTTAAAAAACACTGGGTGGAATTTGCCAAAGCAACCAAACGCCACAATATGCAGAATCTATCGCCTTTATTCAATGAGATCTTGGGCAATGTCATCATCAAGCATCTAGAGCAGCAGATGGGTAGCTGCCAAAATCTGGTGCTGTCCGAGATTCACAAACGCCGATTGCAGCAGCTGAAACACTGGAATGCACAAACCAATCGCTCGGCACTGGCGGAGATTTTTGATAAGTCATTGTGA
- the leuA gene encoding 2-isopropylmalate synthase has translation MPHITPKNPAFDFTKYRPFEFAPKLTDRTWPDKTITKAPIWASVDLRDGNQALIDPMNIEQKLKFFKLLVDIGFKEIEIGFPSAAQVEFDFTRRLIEEGHVPEDVTLQVLVQAREHLIERTFEALQGARRAIVHVYNSTSKVQRDKVYKMDKEEIKQIAIAGATMLRDKAKNYPDTEWVFQYSPESFSQTETDYAVEVCDAVCEVWQPQNGQAVILNLPATVEASTPNIYADQVEYFCRHLKQREHVIISLHTHNDRGCAVAASELGLMAGADRIEGTLLGNGERTGNMDILVMAMNLYTQGVDPELDFSQVSEMVQIVTECNNLPVHPRHPYVGELVFTAFSGSHQDAIKKSLDYNESHKETDNHWDVAYLPIDPLHIGRGYQDVVRINSQSGKGGAAYILQRHYGFNLPRWTQIDFARVVQSQAESLARELKTEELLEIFTQTYLSQDTFRLSDYTINNKGGEVTFQGQVAAPTEVFEVIGQGNGALSAFIDGLVKATGKQIHVTNYAEHAISQTAQSDSDDGKDNQTHNAAAAYIQLSVDGQIYSGIGTCNSTVSAMLKGALSALAQAW, from the coding sequence ATGCCACATATTACCCCAAAAAATCCTGCGTTTGATTTTACCAAATATCGTCCTTTTGAATTTGCGCCCAAGCTGACTGATCGCACTTGGCCGGATAAGACCATTACCAAAGCACCGATTTGGGCAAGTGTTGATTTGCGTGATGGCAACCAAGCCTTGATCGACCCGATGAATATTGAGCAAAAATTAAAATTCTTTAAATTGCTTGTGGACATCGGTTTTAAAGAAATTGAGATTGGTTTTCCTTCTGCGGCACAAGTCGAATTTGATTTTACCCGTCGCTTGATCGAAGAAGGTCATGTGCCTGAAGATGTGACTTTGCAGGTATTGGTGCAGGCGCGTGAGCATTTGATTGAGCGTACTTTTGAAGCACTTCAAGGTGCTCGCCGTGCCATCGTCCATGTGTATAACTCAACTTCAAAAGTCCAACGAGACAAAGTCTATAAGATGGACAAAGAAGAAATCAAACAAATCGCTATCGCAGGGGCGACGATGCTTCGCGACAAGGCAAAAAATTATCCAGATACCGAATGGGTGTTCCAATACAGCCCAGAGAGCTTCAGCCAAACCGAGACCGACTATGCGGTCGAAGTGTGTGATGCTGTCTGTGAAGTGTGGCAACCACAAAACGGTCAAGCGGTCATCCTAAATCTACCTGCCACTGTCGAAGCCAGCACACCAAACATCTATGCCGACCAAGTGGAATATTTCTGCCGTCATCTCAAGCAACGAGAGCACGTCATCATCAGCCTACATACGCACAATGACCGTGGTTGTGCGGTGGCAGCGTCCGAGCTTGGCTTGATGGCAGGTGCTGATCGTATCGAAGGCACGCTATTGGGCAATGGCGAACGCACAGGCAATATGGACATCCTAGTGATGGCAATGAACCTATATACCCAAGGTGTCGATCCTGAGCTTGATTTTAGCCAAGTCAGTGAAATGGTGCAAATCGTCACTGAGTGCAACAACCTACCAGTACATCCACGCCATCCGTATGTTGGCGAGCTTGTGTTCACTGCATTTAGTGGCTCACACCAAGATGCCATCAAAAAATCACTGGATTATAACGAATCGCACAAAGAGACGGATAATCACTGGGATGTGGCATATTTGCCAATCGACCCGCTACACATCGGCCGTGGCTACCAAGATGTAGTGCGTATCAATAGCCAGTCAGGCAAGGGCGGTGCAGCGTATATTCTACAGCGTCATTATGGCTTTAATTTGCCACGCTGGACGCAGATTGACTTTGCGCGCGTGGTGCAATCCCAAGCCGAAAGCTTGGCGCGTGAGCTAAAAACTGAAGAGCTTTTGGAAATCTTCACCCAAACTTATCTATCTCAAGATACTTTCCGATTGAGCGACTACACCATCAACAACAAAGGCGGTGAAGTGACATTCCAAGGTCAAGTGGCAGCACCGACCGAAGTGTTTGAAGTCATCGGTCAAGGCAACGGTGCATTGTCAGCGTTCATCGATGGACTTGTCAAAGCAACTGGCAAGCAAATCCATGTCACCAACTATGCCGAACACGCCATCAGCCAAACAGCACAAAGCGACAGCGATGACGGCAAGGACAACCAAACGCACAATGCTGCCGCCGCTTACATTCAGCTGTCTGTCGATGGTCAAATCTACTCAGGCATCGGCACCTGTAACAGCACTGTCTCAGCGATGCTAAAAGGCGCGTTGTCAGCATTGGCACAGGCTTGGTAA
- a CDS encoding ABC transporter permease subunit — protein MHYLAKRILLIIPTLFVILLINFAIVQIAPGGPLEQQLAKIQAEQQALSAQGFQLATINYQGASGLSPEMLAELNTRFGFDLPVVERFWLMLSQFARFDLGQSFFQGQAVLDLITQKLPITLLFGALSLIVMYGMGVWLGVHKARRHGSLTDTLTTLLLAALHALPVFMLALLLLVLFAGNEFWRIFPMQGIMSANFYELSLFNKIKDLLWHLTLPVLASSVGTIAGIAYLTKFSILSQVQSPYVFAMQAQGISRSRLIYSQVLKNALLPVAANLPMAVIGVLFSGNFLIEVIFGIDGLGRLAFDAVMQRDYPLMFGILYVFTLLGMVVQLVFDLLYQWLDPRVDFGR, from the coding sequence GTGCATTATTTGGCTAAGCGTATTCTGCTAATAATACCGACGCTTTTTGTCATTTTGCTAATCAATTTTGCCATCGTACAAATTGCACCCGGCGGGCCGCTTGAGCAGCAACTTGCCAAAATCCAAGCCGAGCAGCAAGCACTATCCGCACAAGGCTTTCAGCTTGCCACGATCAATTATCAAGGGGCAAGCGGTCTAAGTCCTGAGATGCTTGCTGAGCTAAATACGCGATTTGGCTTTGATTTGCCTGTGGTTGAGCGATTTTGGCTGATGCTATCGCAATTTGCGCGCTTTGATCTTGGGCAATCATTTTTTCAAGGGCAGGCGGTACTTGATTTGATCACCCAAAAACTCCCCATTACGCTACTGTTTGGCGCGCTTAGCCTGATTGTGATGTATGGCATGGGTGTGTGGCTTGGGGTGCATAAGGCGCGTCGGCATGGTTCGCTGACTGATACGCTGACCACGCTGCTGCTTGCCGCGCTGCACGCTTTGCCTGTGTTTATGCTGGCACTGCTTTTGCTTGTGCTGTTCGCAGGTAATGAATTTTGGCGCATTTTTCCCATGCAGGGCATCATGTCGGCAAATTTTTATGAGTTAAGTTTATTTAATAAAATTAAAGATTTGCTTTGGCATCTCACCTTACCTGTCTTGGCAAGTAGTGTTGGCACTATCGCAGGCATTGCGTATTTGACCAAGTTCAGCATTTTATCACAAGTACAATCCCCTTACGTCTTTGCCATGCAGGCCCAAGGCATCAGCCGAAGCCGCCTGATTTATTCACAAGTTCTAAAAAATGCTTTATTGCCAGTTGCTGCCAATTTACCAATGGCGGTGATCGGCGTGCTGTTTTCGGGTAATTTTCTGATTGAAGTGATTTTTGGCATTGATGGGCTTGGTAGATTGGCTTTTGATGCGGTGATGCAGCGTGATTATCCACTGATGTTTGGCATCTTGTATGTCTTTACCTTGCTTGGCATGGTGGTGCAGCTTGTTTTTGATTTGTTGTATCAATGGCTTGATCCACGCGTGGACTTTGGGCGGTGA